DNA sequence from the Pseudoduganella plicata genome:
CGTGCGCAGCGGAACGAGACGGGTCCCGTACACTACACCCGCCTCCATCCGGGCACCCAGCAGCTGCGCGTGAAGGCAACGTGGTTCCGCCTGGTCGACCGCCACGTCATCGCCTGCGGCGCGTATAAATAAACCTTTTCAGCAGTAACCATGAACGCACCAAGCCATCTGCACGCCCATCTGAAGGGCGATGCCAAGTACCGCCACCAACGGCCCGACCGCAGCCTGTCGATCCTGGCCTGGGCGCTGGGGCTGACGTTGCTGTTTGCCGGCGTCGAAGTCGCCGCCGGCTTTGCCTCCAATTCTCTGGCGCTCATTTCCGACGCCGGGCACATGGTCACCGATGCCGCCTCGCTCGGACTGGCACTGTTTGCCCAGCTGATCGCACGCCGGCCGCCGTCGCCACGCTATTCGTTCGGCTTCGGCCGCGCCGAAGCGCTGGCCGCCTTCGTCAACGGACTGGTGATGCTGATGGTCGTCGGCTGGATCGTGTTCGAGGCCGTGCACCGCTTCGCGCAGCCGCAGGCGGTCGCCGGCGGCACCGTCTTCATCGTCGCCGCCATCGGCCTGTGCGTGAACATCGCGGTGGCGTGGGTGCTGTCGAAGGACCGCGACAGCTTGAACACGCGCGCCGCGCTGGTGCACGTGCTGGGCGACATGCTGGGGTCCGTGGCCGCGCTGATCGCCGGCGCCGTCATCTACTACACGGGCTGGATGCGGATCGACCCGCTGCTGTCGCTGGTCGTCTCGCTGCTGCTGCTCAAGTCCACCTACGGCATCCTGCGCGAGTCCGGCCACCACCTGATGGAAGGCGTCCCCGAACACATCGACTACATGCAGCTGGGCGCCGATCTGGAAGACGTGGACGGGGTCGTTTCCGTGCACGACCTGCACGTGTGGGACATGGCGCCGGGCGAGCCCGCGCTGATCGGGCACGTGGAAGTGAGCGAGCTGGAGCATTGGCCGCGCGTGCTGAAGGCGGTGCGCGCCATGCTGCTGGCAAAGCACGGGATCGACCACGTGACGTTGCAGGCGGAGGTGGCCGGGCGGCA
Encoded proteins:
- a CDS encoding cation diffusion facilitator family transporter; this encodes MNAPSHLHAHLKGDAKYRHQRPDRSLSILAWALGLTLLFAGVEVAAGFASNSLALISDAGHMVTDAASLGLALFAQLIARRPPSPRYSFGFGRAEALAAFVNGLVMLMVVGWIVFEAVHRFAQPQAVAGGTVFIVAAIGLCVNIAVAWVLSKDRDSLNTRAALVHVLGDMLGSVAALIAGAVIYYTGWMRIDPLLSLVVSLLLLKSTYGILRESGHHLMEGVPEHIDYMQLGADLEDVDGVVSVHDLHVWDMAPGEPALIGHVEVSELEHWPRVLKAVRAMLLAKHGIDHVTLQAEVAGRQGRAG